In a single window of the Papaver somniferum cultivar HN1 chromosome 8, ASM357369v1, whole genome shotgun sequence genome:
- the LOC113304937 gene encoding nuclear envelope morphology protein 1-like — MSYLEAVEPHKTASRTRTSSSSPPNKIQEQKKLLVSDLDQTLVHITISTGSLNKPCDFSFTIGERTCYVLLRPYVRKFLERVSELFDVAIFTASGRGYADPTNFCMQKDNGIPIASWYSDPQDKELSTILPFLKRLAVADDVRLIIAERSNHYRRIFWLKHLATQKLNQQEGNT, encoded by the coding sequence ATGTCCTATCTCGAAGCAGTAGAACCGCACAAGACCGCAAGTAGGACTCGCACTTCAAGCTCTAGCCCACCAAACAAAATCCAGGAACAGAAGAAGTTGCTGGTGTCGGATTTAGATCAAACCCTTGTACACATCACAATCAGTACTGGATCACTTAACAAGccatgtgatttttcatttactATAGGGGAGCGCACTTGTTATGTCTTACTGAGGCCGTATGTTCGCAAGTTCTTGGAAAGGGTCTCTGAGTTGTTTGATGTAGCCATCTTCACTGCAAGTGGCAGAGGTTATGCGGATCCAACAAATTTTTGCATGCAGAAAGACAATGGCATTCCAATTGCAAGTTGGTATTCTGATCCACAAGATAAAGAACTCTCTACAATACTCCCTTTCTTAAAGAGGTTGGCTGTTGCAGATGATGTAAGGCTTATCATTGCCGAGAGATCAAATCATTACAGAAGGATTTTCTGGTTGAAGCATTTAGCTACTCAAAAGCTGAATCAACAGGAAGGAAACACATAA